ATCCGGCGTATGAATACCGGACTTGAGCGTGTGGTCGACAGCCCTGTCGATGGCGTCTGCCGCCTCGTGGCAGCCGAAGCTATAGCGCAGCATCAAGGCAGCTGAAAGAATCTGGGCGATGGGGTTGGCTATCCCCCGGCCGGCGATGTCAGGGGCTGATCCTCCAGCTGGTTCATAGAGGCCGAAGTTGTGCTGGTTGAGGCTGGCCGAGGCAAGCAGCCCCATGGAGCCGGTGAGCATTGCCGTTTCATCCGAGATGATGTCGCCGAACATATTGCCGCAGAGCAGAACATCAAACTGGTGCGGATTGCGGAGCAGCTGCATGGTGGCATTGTCGATATAGATATGCTCCACGTTTACGTCTTTATAGTCTCTGGCAATTTCCATAACCACTTCCCGCCAGAAAACCATGGTGGTCAGCACGTTTGCCTTGTCCACCGAGGTTACTTTTTTGCGGCGCAGACGAGCTGCCGAAAAAGCCATCCGAGCGATCCGCTCAATTTCCGCCCGGCTGTAGATCATGGTATCAAAGGCCTGTTCCGATGGTCCTTTTCCCTGTCGGCCTTTGGGCTGGCCAAAGTAGATGCCGCTGGTCAGTTCGCGAACGCAAAGAATATCAAAACCATCTTTGACAATGTCGGTTCGCAGGGGGCAGGCGGCAACCAGCGATGGGTAGACCTTGGCCGGCCGCAGATTGCAGAACAGATCAAAATGTTTGCGTAGGGGAAGAAGGGCGGCCCGTTCCGGTTGTTCATGGGGTGGCAGTTGTTCCCACCGGGGGCCGCCGACCGAGCCAAACAGAATAGCATCACTC
The Candidatus Anaeroferrophillus wilburensis genome window above contains:
- the leuB gene encoding 3-isopropylmalate dehydrogenase, encoding MKTIAVLAGDGIGPEIMSEAIKVLDAVQAIFSLEFDYLHADVGGCAIDNHGLALPGETLEICEKSDAILFGSVGGPRWEQLPPHEQPERAALLPLRKHFDLFCNLRPAKVYPSLVAACPLRTDIVKDGFDILCVRELTSGIYFGQPKGRQGKGPSEQAFDTMIYSRAEIERIARMAFSAARLRRKKVTSVDKANVLTTMVFWREVVMEIARDYKDVNVEHIYIDNATMQLLRNPHQFDVLLCGNMFGDIISDETAMLTGSMGLLASASLNQHNFGLYEPAGGSAPDIAGRGIANPIAQILSAALMLRYSFGCHEAADAIDRAVDHTLKSGIHTPDIAVDPAKTVDTATMGDAIAANLKPVTQ